A genomic stretch from Anaerococcus mediterraneensis includes:
- a CDS encoding DUF2871 family protein, translated as MTKKYFKTSFIYALIGIFLGAFYREFTRIIGFYKPTNLGLAHTHTLVLGLILFLILTLFAKVFDMEEDKKEKKFFITYNLGLILTVLTIGARGFYQIKGLENPALSASISGLAGIGHISLSFAFYFLYTYLKSCINKS; from the coding sequence ATGACTAAAAAATACTTCAAAACATCATTTATCTATGCCCTAATCGGGATATTCCTAGGGGCTTTTTATAGGGAATTTACTAGAATAATTGGCTTTTATAAACCGACAAACCTAGGATTGGCTCACACCCATACTCTAGTTTTGGGATTAATTTTATTTCTAATACTCACTTTATTTGCAAAAGTATTTGATATGGAAGAAGATAAAAAAGAAAAAAAATTTTTTATAACCTATAACCTTGGTCTCATATTGACAGTTTTAACTATAGGCGCAAGAGGTTTTTATCAAATAAAAGGCCTAGAAAATCCAGCTCTTAGTGCTAGTATATCTGGCCTAGCTGGTATTGGACATATAAGCTTATCTTTTGCTTTTTATTTTCTATATACTTATCTAAAATCCTGTATAAATAAGTCTTAA
- a CDS encoding SdpI family protein: MAFNELILFFFPAYFVFVSFISNMIKNKPIDKKYGYRTELSTKNKSNWYFANNFMAKGSFALAFVYIILGLIFINFVEMTRFRKILFIIIEFMSYVVLGIFLENRLKTAHKK; the protein is encoded by the coding sequence ATGGCATTTAATGAATTGATTTTATTTTTCTTTCCTGCATATTTTGTATTTGTTAGTTTTATTTCAAATATGATCAAAAATAAGCCAATAGATAAAAAATATGGGTATAGGACGGAGCTTTCCACAAAAAATAAGAGTAATTGGTACTTTGCAAACAACTTTATGGCCAAGGGGAGTTTTGCCTTGGCTTTTGTATATATTATCCTTGGATTGATTTTTATAAATTTTGTAGAGATGACTAGATTTAGAAAAATCTTATTTATTATTATAGAATTTATGTCCTATGTAGTTCTTGGTATATTCCTTGAAAATAGGCTAAAAACAGCCCACAAAAAATAG